A stretch of the Enterobacter mori genome encodes the following:
- the lapB gene encoding lipopolysaccharide assembly protein LapB: MLELLFLLLPVAAAYGWYMGRRSAQQTKQDEANRLSRDYVAGVNFLLSNQQDKAVDLFLDMLKEDTGTVEAHLTLGNLFRSRGEVDRAIRIHQTLMESASLTYDQRLLAVQQLGRDYMAAGLYDRAEDMFTQLVDETDFRISALQQLLQIYQATSDWQKAIDTAERLVKLGKDKQRVEIAHFYCELALQQMGSDDMDKAMTLLKKGAAADRNSARISIMMGRVFMANSEFAKAVESLLRVIDQDKELVSETLEMLQTCYQQLGKQDEWVAFLRRCVEENTGATAELMLSDIVEQHEGSDTAQVYITRQLQRHPTMRVFHKLMDYHLNDAEEGRAKESLMVLRDMVGEQVRSKPRYRCQKCGFTAYTLYWHCPSCRAWSTIKPIRGLDGQ, encoded by the coding sequence AGTTGTTGTTTCTGCTTTTGCCTGTAGCCGCAGCCTATGGCTGGTATATGGGCCGCAGAAGTGCGCAACAAACAAAACAGGATGAAGCTAACCGACTCTCCCGCGACTATGTTGCGGGGGTGAACTTCCTCCTGAGCAATCAACAGGATAAGGCGGTTGATCTGTTCCTTGATATGTTGAAAGAGGATACGGGCACCGTAGAAGCGCATCTCACCCTGGGCAACCTGTTCCGCTCGCGTGGCGAGGTTGATCGCGCTATTCGTATTCACCAGACGTTGATGGAAAGCGCGTCGTTAACCTACGATCAACGTTTGCTGGCCGTTCAACAGCTGGGACGTGATTACATGGCGGCGGGGCTGTACGACCGTGCCGAAGATATGTTCACCCAACTGGTTGATGAGACCGACTTCCGTATCAGCGCGCTCCAGCAGTTACTGCAGATTTACCAGGCGACCAGCGACTGGCAAAAAGCCATAGATACAGCTGAACGTCTGGTGAAGCTTGGCAAAGATAAGCAACGCGTAGAAATTGCTCACTTCTACTGCGAACTGGCGCTTCAGCAAATGGGCAGCGATGACATGGATAAGGCCATGACGTTGCTGAAAAAAGGTGCCGCAGCGGACCGAAACAGTGCGCGTATTTCAATCATGATGGGGCGCGTGTTTATGGCAAACAGCGAGTTTGCCAAAGCGGTAGAAAGCCTGCTGCGAGTCATCGACCAGGATAAAGAACTGGTGAGTGAGACGCTGGAGATGCTGCAAACCTGCTACCAGCAATTAGGTAAGCAGGATGAATGGGTTGCTTTCCTGCGCCGCTGCGTTGAAGAAAACACCGGTGCGACGGCTGAACTGATGCTTTCCGACATCGTTGAGCAACACGAGGGCAGCGATACGGCGCAGGTATATATTACGCGTCAACTGCAGCGCCACCCGACGATGCGGGTATTCCATAAACTGATGGACTACCACCTGAACGACGCGGAAGAAGGGCGTGCTAAAGAGAGCCTGATGGTGCTGCGCGATATGGTCGGCGAGCAGGTACGCAGTAAGCCGCGCTACCGCTGCCAGAAGTGCGGTTTTACCGCCTATACGCTGTACTGGCACTGTCCGTCGTGCCGGGCCTGGTCAACCATCAAGCCGATCCGTGGTCTTGACGGGCAGTAA